The following DNA comes from Balaenoptera ricei isolate mBalRic1 chromosome 7, mBalRic1.hap2, whole genome shotgun sequence.
gtaCTTTTAAAGAACAGATCATTTTTGTAATGTTCCTGGAATTTTTATTTAGCTTAGTCATTTTTATGAAGCTTGGGTTTAAGTGTCTATCatagtttttaaatcagtttttaatTCATCTAGAAAGAGAGCTATGTACattcattctaaaataaaatcctgAAAACAAGTATTTAAATAGATTATACTCATCATTCAAATACAACTAAAGTAATCTATATGGGCAAGTTAGCATGGCAAATGCCATAAAGTAGGCAGATACAGATCACTGTTTACCATACTTcatctacattttaaattttaaaaggaaaagagtgtCTATAAGCACGATCTTTTCTGTTAAATATATAGATTATGAGGTCACTTAGCACTGAAGTACTGACCGTATGCATTATGACAGGAATTTGACACCTGTCATTGGAAATGGTACTTAGAAACCGTATAATGCAACAAAGTTGAGGGAGGGAAATATGATGTGGATAGGAGGCTCTAATTTATAATTCACAGTGTTTAAGAATGACTTGTCCAGGGTGACTCAGATTCCCTATCTTTGATTTTAGGATTTACATACAGTGAACCCTACTAGTTGACAAAATTGATTAAGATAACTGACAGTATTagcagaaaattgaaaaatacatattttcagacttaatttttttatagataatttataaatttatttatttacttatttttggctgcgttgggtcttcgttgctgcgcacgggcttgctctagttgcggtgagcagggactactcttcgttgcgttgcatgggcttctcattgcagtggcttctcttgctgcggagtatgggctctaggcgcatgggctcagtagttgtggtgcacgggcttagttgctccacggcatgtgggatcttcctgaaccagggctcgaacccgtgtcccctgccttggcaggcggattcttaaccactgcaccatcagggaagtccccagacttaatttttaattgaagtaaataTCCTGTTATTCTAAAAGTCAACTTAAGTacagttaaattattttattacattacaCTGGCAGGTGACTTTATGGTAGAATTTCATTGTAATGTTGAAGCAGTACAGTATAGAATTGTTACCAGTTACACTGTTTTCAGATTAATAATCCGTTGTATATGAGAATTCATCTAAAAAGGAGTactgtctttctgtttttctgtgtgattatTTTGCCCaaaaaaaagctttcatttttttaagtagcaCAAAAGCTGTAATTGGCATGCTTTGTAAGGAAGTGTCAGTGTGCAAGAGAGTGGCGATCACTAAGAATTCTTTTACGTGTTCTTTCCCCTTTGCACCACCGCCTCCTCAGCGGGGTCACTGAGATCACTAGCTTTTCTTGAAATGGCCATTTTCACTGGCAGGTGCATTATACCCtgtattttcagattgtttttccATTCTGAATGTTTGGCAGGTTGATTGCTCTGGCTGCATTGACGGAGAAAGGGCTGACAAATGCGGTTGGGCTGGCTGAAAAGACAGTGattactgttttcctttgtggCTGATTGAGGCCcttgaaaggaaaaattttaacctTCACCATTTGGTTCAAAAGTATGAGCATATATTGAAATCATTCGTGCCATTTATCCTAGTTCTGTAAACTTGTCAGAACGTAAAAATCGCTCAATTTCAAGTAATGTAGGATTGGCATACGTCATTATCATTTTGATTAAGTTGGAGGTTGTATCATTGTGTGCAGTATacagtgtcatttaaagctttcttTCCTACAGGTACAGTTACATTTTTATTGCTTATACTATAGAGTTAGAAAGATTTTCATAGCTCTCCAAACCTAACACTATGTGTGTGGTTTGGCAGCTGGTGTGGCCTACAAGCTGCATTTTGTTTGCAGGGTAAGGGCTTATCTGTAGGCCTCCTGGAGTGCGGGTAATTGCACAGGCTCGCCATTGGGGAGAGACAGGATTGGAAGCAGTCAAGCGGAAGAATGTTATGCCATCCCATTGCCACCTTGTAGCAGAAAGACACAATCCCAGCAGTGCCATCTGGTTGTTGCTATCTAGTCAGCTGGCCTGGCTGCTGGGACCATGACTTGGCAGCTGGTTCCCATCCTTGACCATTCTTTTGTGTATGTCGTATGTATGCGTGTTTTAGATAATTTTGAACATAGGTCGGGGAAATGACTATAACTAACAAGTAAAGTCCCCTTACTGAATGGGCTGTTATTACTTGAGATGCACTCTGCTGCAGACGCCTGCTGCCATTCCCTCATAGACAAATGACACATCTGTTTAGgcaataaaaataagcatttgcTTAATAAAAATCCATCTCAGTATGTAGTGAAAGAGAAGGTAGGCAGAGTTGTATGttctagaacattttaaaataagtaatttaaagTTATTTCCTGGTTTGGGAGTATAAGGGgagatttaataatttttaaaagtcttataaACATTGTATATTATctcaatatgtatttttattcaaGTTAAGAAATCATTATGTTAAGTGCTTATTGCCACATCATGTAACGGTAGATAATGAGACTTGCATTTAAAATGACAGAATAGAAAATGTGGTCTCATAGCTATTATCTTTAAAATCTGTCTCTCAAATAACAACCTGAGAGTTAATGTAAGCCGTCTTTATGCCATATGAAGACCCATTAGACACTGATGGTTTCAGATCACAAGTAAGCAGCCAGCTCTGTAGGCTATTTTAGAcatttgattttcttcattttatagcaTTAATGTGTCAGCATGCTACATAAAACTATGTAGGAGTTGCATGTTGTTCTGTCTGGAATGATAAATGCTTGCAAGCTTTTAGAGATTTCCATGAGGGACTCATCCTAGTTGCTTATATATCTTATTTCAGTTTATGTTGCTACAGAATTTGATATGACTATTGCTGAGTTACCACATAGGTATGTATAAAAACCAAGAAGTtccacttaattctttttttaaaattgtattgataaaatttatattatttgtacTTGTTCTGTCTTATCAGTAGTTCACTTTTGCTTTTATCTAAAGAGTTGTGATACTTTCTGAAATAATTACCTCAAGAGTTATcagttattttcataaaaataatttttgtgttattgttctgttttttcagatgaagaggaagaagatgacGTAGTGACTCCTAAACCACCTATTGAACCTGAGGAagagaaaactttaaagaaagatgaagaaagtgaTAGTAAAGGTATCTTAAagaattcaactttaaaaaaaaagaatttaaaaaattttgttgatTCCTGTTAAGACTGcttttattatgtatatattaaagtAGATTAAAATGCTCTAAATCAAAGAGGTGAATCTGCTTGGAAAAAAATGAGTGGCGTTCATTGACGCAAATTGTGATAGTAAGGTGACATGATTTGAGTGGCATAAATCCGACTTCAGAAAAACGTTTGCCTCACAGCACCCCCGCACGAGCTGACTGAAGAAGAAAAGCAGCAAATCTTGCACTCTGAGGAATTTTTAAGTTTCTTCGACCATTCTACAAGAATTGTAGAAAGAGCTCTTTCTGAGCAGATTAACATCTTCTTTGACTACAGTGGAAGAGATTTGGAAGACAAAGAAGGGTAATGTTTAATTGCTAAAATTATGGGTTCAGCAGTGTTAAATTACTTTAAGATTAAGAGTGGGACGTTATAAcacagttgttgttgttttttttttttttttttgtctttttctgtagaGAGATTCAAGCAGGTGCTAAACTGTCATTAAATCGACAATTTTTTGACGAACGTTGGTCAAAGCATCGGGTTGTTAGTTGTTTGGATTGGTCATCTCAGGTAAATTATAACATAATTGGTTGCTATTAACTCATTTTTGAATTCCAGTAAGCAGGTAGTTTTAATTGTGGAAACTTTGtgtaattaaataaatgtatattattgaAAATTACAATGGATGATGGTTCTAAGGTTATGGTTGTCTTATGTACTTAGGAAGAAAGGATTGGAAacactatatttaaaaatcaagagtttATGTATGCCACAGCCTAGTTTTACTAATTTTAATTGCTCACCAAATCCTTTGGATAGAATTGCaacacatattttaataaaatattttaacattaaaacatttaaaataactaaacTAATTTAAAGTTTTACTAATGTTCCAGCAAGCATAACTCTAAGAGATATATTTCTTGGTGAAGTGTTAGGAATTCGTATTTTCAGAATAATTTGATAAAGACAGTTGAGTAACTAGGAATGTAAAACAGTTCTCATTATGCATagcatttttttcccacttgATTCTTGCGAGCAGTATCCAGAGTTACTTGTGGCTTCCTATAATAACAACGAAGATGCTCCTCATGAGCCTGATGGGGTGGCCCTTGTATGGaatatgaaatacaaaaaaactaCTCCAGAGTATGTGTTTCACTGCCAGGTAAGATGGTCTTTTAGCAGTCTTTCCCAAGTTTAAGAATTCACTAATGAATTTAGACAagtgcctttcttcttttcttgtcaACATAATGATTTCATTGGATTGGCATTTACTAAACCACCCCATATTTGCAAACAGATGTTAACGAAAAACTGAAGACTTCTCAGTTCAACATGATCTGCGTTTTCTAGCTTTTCTGACATCTCTTATGTTTAATCACACCTAAAGTTCTTTGCAGTTGTGATTTTCTGTTATTGTGATTGATTGTATAAAAGGAAtcttttataaaatgtcttttctaCAGGGAGTTTCTCAGGAACTTATTTGCTGAATATACAATTAGATGGTTGGCCCACTGAATTACTTATACATGGCCTGAGGAGTTGGAACTAGATAGTTTTAAGTAGAAACATATGTTTGAAGTAGGAAACAGATGCAGATTTTTAAAGTGGATTTAGTGGGAGGTTAGAATTTGCAAGCCTTTCTGGTTGCATAAGTTATAATCTTTTAATAATATCATAATTCTGTAAAAACACTTAACTGAATCAAAACTAGCATATACTCTGTTGTCAGATTACTGTCAGAAGCTAAAATAGAGCCAGTTATCTTCTGGTTTAATGATGTaatcaaattaaataatttttgctttcttCGATAAATTGCTTAAACATTTCTGTAAACAATCATTACATTTGACTTTTAAGCAAAACTATTCTAAAGCTGTATCTTATGTTCtaaagcaaaatgaaatttataaGTATATTTACTGGTTTTTATAATCTCTGATACTTTACAATAAAGGGGAAAATGTTTTggatatagatttatttttataacttgtcACGCTTCTTCCATTTGAAccttaaatataaaaatcttgCTTATTTGCAGTCAGCCGTTATGTCTGCTACATTTGCAAAATTTCATCCAAATCTGGTTGTTGGTGGTACATATTCAGGCCAGATTGTGCTGTGGGATAACCGTAGCAATAAAAGAACTCCAGTGCAAAGAACTCCACTGTCAGCTGCAGCACACACAGTAAGTAAAGGGGTTATTTCCAttagatttctgttttctttcaccattaaatactTAGCAGTGTCCATCAGAGTAGTCTCAAAATGTGTTTCCTTTGATGTGTGAATTTCTCATCATTTAGCAACCAAAactgaaggctttttttttttctttgtatttttggaaATCTATTTTATTAGAAACTCATCTCTCTTCTGAGATAATGTTTTGCTAATCTACGGAATAGCATTGAACTTCATATTAAAAATGCCGTCAAGATATGAGACTGGATATGAAACAGAATACCTGTGATTATacagtaaaaattatttcttttttttttttttggtaaaataatcCCAGAAAACTTTCTTTAATATCTCTTTCTTTAGCATCCTGTATATTGTGTAAATGTTGTTGGAACACAGAATGCTCACAATCTGATTAGTATCTCTACTGATGGAAAAATTTGTTCATGGAGTCTGGACATGCTTTCCCATCCACAGGTAGGTTAAACTTGGAAAGCTCTGAAATTTTGAGGGAaatattggtattttttttaagtctgtatAAACCCTAGCTTATGTTTTTCATAAGTGTTTTATAATAGTATTATAGTAATAGTTTATAAATCTAAGCATGTATAAATGTAATTTGTGGTATATATACTTCATTTTCAAACCTGCTTCATTTAATCAAACTAAATTTATGTAAGTAGTATAGTAAAATAATTGTTTACAAACTAATTAAGActagaaaattttctttaaaaaattaaaaattataagtttacaaaataatttactCAATTTTTTCTCTGTAGGATAGCATGGAATTGGTTCATAAACAGTCAAAGGCAGTCGCTGTGACATCTATGTCCTTCCCTGTTGGAGATGTCAACAACTTCGTTGTTGGGAGTGAAGAAGGTTCTGTGTACACAGCATGCCGCCATGGCAGGTAAATCTAAACAGGAatttacaattatttaaaattctccCTTGAATAATCGTATTAAAACAAATTGCCTCTTATTCAAGTAGAAATCTGTCCTAGAGCCACTTGTTATTTGtgacaaattatttaaattcaggtatataaaattaaaacttaaatacttttttaaaataaaaggttattTTGGATCATGATGTGTTCTGGATTTTGAGGGTTGTGGTGTGTTGTGATTTTTGTACGTGTGGACATGCTCACAAAAGTTAGTGGTAGAAAGTAGCATTCAGCAATTACAAATACAAAATGCACATGCCACATACTGACCTTTAAAGTTGTAAATAAGATTTTCAGCTGTTTTTCCATCTTGATTTATTTGGACTTTGAGCCTTAGTTCATTCCTCCTGATAATTGTACAGTGATGTCACATACACGTTTTAAATTGACTAGTATTTCTCCTGCTGTTCAACCTGTTTTGAAATTGTCTAGCTGTACCTTATCAattgcttcctttaaaaaaaaacttagtgtCCAGATTTCATCTCAAGTACAGATCACCTTCacttcaaagcttttgatttaaaaGTAGCCCAAATTCTCTCTCTTACATGTAGCATTCATTTGTCTCTATTCCACCACCTCAGAACCTCAGATATTGGACTTTTGATTTCTGTCATCAATAGCATGATGTTTATGGTTCCAAAATGTACTTAACCACTTTAGTAGCCTTATCAAATCTGGATAGGTAACACTCAACATAATTATTCTGATGTGTTACGAGCACAGAGTTAAGTTTGTTGAAATTATGTCAAAGTGTAATAAATAAACCCATGataacatatatttataagtGGTCTACTTACAAGAGATTTCCCTATTTTCACTCTTATGAAACAGCAAAGCTGGAATCAGTGAGATGTTCGAGGGACATCAAGGACCAATTACTGGCATTCATTGTCATGCAGCTGTTGGAGCAGTGGACTTCTCACATCTTTTTGTCACTTCATCATTTGACTGGACAGTAAAACTTTGGACAACTAAGGTATCTAAAAACAGATGTCTAGTCAAGTGCTCAGGTTTCTGACACAAGGTGGTGCTCTATTACTACATGGGAAAGACAAAAAGCCTCCTAATAGCTTAGAATGATTTACTGATAGATCAAACCTAATAAGTTACACACAACATGAGTGAACAACTAGATGTTGAAGTTTTCTTAAAAGTATGCTGACAAGTGTGGTAATCCCACACATGACCAACACCAATCTTCCCACCACTTCAGGCTTTTCAAGCACAGAACTGCTTACCCTGAACTGAGTTGGAGGAAAAGCCCCTGAGGATCTCACATGGCACTCACGTAGCTGCCCTATAGCCCAACACAAAAGCTGTGCATTTGCTCTTTGAAGAGCTTTTAGAGGCTGTTCAGAACTGCATTGGCTCACAGAGCTGATGGAAACCGGAGAAAAGATAGATAAAACCTGATGTACAGTAAGTCTTACACAGTGAGACTATACATCATAAACTGGAATCATTAAGAAAGTATTGTGTAAATACTTCTGTGTAAATATAtgtggatgcatatatatttttgttttctgcaatGCATAATTTAAAtagtttgtttgggttttaatAAGCTTTGAAAAACCATTTATGTTATAAAGTGCTTCCTGATCCTACAGCAATTCCAGATAGATGTGACATTGCCCTGCCTCATTGAAAGTCTCAAGGCAAATCCAGGTAGGGAACATTTCTTCCTGTGATAGGCCTTGTAGTTTCATTTGGccgcatttaaaaattaaagtgccttgacttttctgtctggcttttcTGCAGTATTACATTGCTGCTGGCAAAGCTGCATACTTGGAATATCAGATTCtatttaaattaagttaaattttaagctgtgttttttcatgTTTCCGTCTGCCTTATTCTAACTTTATTtgattcttcaatttctttgagAAAACCTAGTGGTCTTAAGAGATATTCTTCACTATTACAGTGGaactcatttatttatcaaaTGCTAGCCTCAGAAATCAGGGATGAACTCACTATTCACTCTTGTCCTTTCTTGATGCTTTCTTAGTGAGTTAGAAACTTTGTCTCTTAAAATTGAACGTTTTCAGGTTTGGGATTAATTAGCAGGCATAAAAATAGCATTTAAGTCTAatgaaggaaaacatattaaatagTGCTTAGGGCTTAACACAGTGTCTAGCATGATAGGCACTTAACAATATTCATTCagttcctccttttcctcttcatgGAGATCAGACGCTCTGTCTGAATGCATATAGTGTCAatcatctgttttctttcctagattgttcttggattttttttttttttgaatgagattTATACAGTGGAAAAAGGTAGAGGTAGAAGATTCTAACAACCACCAGCAAAGAAACGCATAATCCAGCTAGTAAAACCAAAGCAAGATGCAGAATTGGAAAGATGAAgccaactctctctctctaggCTGTAGGCAGCCACGTAAGTGGCTAGATTTCTGGTGGGATCTTTTATCTATTtgtagatttattatttttaatatctcagGGCTTCAGTTTGCCATCCTTCTTTTACCTTTAAATTTGAGGCTTCCATTCTTACATATATTACCAAATAGGACTGGAAAATGAAGACTTCATCTTGCCTAAGCAAGAACAGAACTTATATTTATGATAGCAGACTGATTGATGCTTGCTTTTGTGGTACTACACAGCTGGTTGATTGGTGGTTGATATTTTTTGTTCCTGTATTTTGCTGTATTTCAACATAGAACTGCCTACTGAATAAGAATGACAGCCAGGCATATCTCTTTCTTTGCTAATTGGGCTAGGCATTGCTTCCTTCTGTGAGCTTCATATAGaaaactcatttattcattcatctgtgatACATGGCTCtccactccccgccccccccccccccccatgcatACATACCTCTCCAATGTTAGTGGCCAAAGGATAGGACAACACAGAACAGGGTGTTTTTATAGAATAGCAAGTACCCTCTAGAACTTTATCAGAAGAATTACCTTTTATTCTGACTTATCTTCACACAAATAGTTCTACTCTATGAAGGGTGGAGCAGCAACAGTCTgctgagtattttttttatttggccaTATTATGGCTCCCAAGGTCATTGTTTTGATCTTGGATTTATACTTCATAGTTAATTGTGTTGCtggtattcatttttttccctgaaaacttGGTAGAGCCTCTGTGCTCTCCAACACAATGATAATGAATAATGGGCAAggttttaaaataatctcttcTTAAAGACATTGTTCCAGTTCCATTTTAAGCTTTTTACACCAGTATCTTCACATTCATGAATTTaacagattttaaatgtttttctttgcctttacttTTTAAGTGTTTTCTGACTCTAGGAATTGAGCCCCCATAAACTGGGAGAACAAATCGCTAGATATTGCTGTGTCTTTGTATCCTTTAAGATCTGTCTCTGCCCCAATAGCGAAACgagattctttctttttctccctttctataaGTCCTCTAAAAAATCCCTAGAAATCTCAATTTGTTACTGCCTCAAATTTAGTTTCAAGTAATCTACTTCTGTCATCTGCTTCTAATTTTTGCAGAGTCAGGAATTTTAATGTAGTGACAGAGTTCTGGATCATcaaattgtttacttttttgaaCTCAGTTATTTTTAGTAAAGAAGATGAAGATAGATCGTTTTCCACATTTTGGTGAAGGTTAATTTAAACCAACCAGGACATTGCTTCTAATATATTTGAAGGACACTGTTAACTTTCTAAAATACCAAATTTGAAAATTCACAACAGAAACACTTTGGCAGTCCTGAAAAATGGTAGCAGGAATATGTGAGGAGTAGAAGCTTCTTGAAGGTAACCTGAGGATTCCATAAGCACTTGATTAGGGGTAGACCTGATAAGTGAGCTTAATATTCCAACCACATTTAACCATACTTGTTACagattactttcaaaatataggaattatttatttggAGGACAAAATGTTTTAATGTATGCACAGTATATTCCAGGCTCAACACTTATTTGAAAAGCTTTAACCTTTTTAACTCTTAGAAAATACCATAGTAACGTGTTTTTGGCCAGTGTCCAGCCTGTCCTTTGCATAGTCAGAAACTCAATTTTGTCAATCTACTAGATTTGATTAGCTACGGAGTGCTGACTAGAACTCACAGGCTTCTAAGACACTGATGCATTGGAGAAgatcaatttattaatttacagTGAGAAACAACTGCCAGAAGGCCTAAATACTCATGCTCACCTGACCAGCTCATTGTTTCCCTGTAGACAACCCACATGGGAAGCCAAATTATAATCAGAAGGTTGCTTGGTGAGCAAGGAATTGGAACAAAAGAAGGTTTCTGATTTGAATGTTTAGTGGCATCAAGCAAAGACAGCGTGATTCATTCATCTTCACATAGAGATAACCTTGCCATGGGTGGTAATCCTCAGGATCCATTGactgagatgctgtctcctgaGCAGTGCTTGAATTGGGcactgtcttcatttttcttgtaAGACTGCTTCTGTATATTTCCATTGCTTTTAATAGACACATTGCTTCTGAAAAAGTTAGTATCTTCCATCAGGTTATATAGGAAGGTATTTCTGCCCTtggaattgtttctttttaatgagaATCTGTTTATTGCTGTCCCGATCCAAGTGAGGACACACTCACTTCACTGTTATGTTCATGGATTTACTATAGGGACTCTTTTGGTTATTAGTCTAGA
Coding sequences within:
- the DYNC1I2 gene encoding cytoplasmic dynein 1 intermediate chain 2 isoform X2, whose amino-acid sequence is MSDKSELKAELERKKQRLAQIREEKKRKEEERKKKETDQKKEAAAPVQEESDLEKKRREAEALLQSMGLTPESPIVPPPMSPSSKSVSTPSEAGSQDSGDGAVGSRRGPIKLGMAKITQVDFPPREIVTYTKETQTPVMAQPKEDEEEEDDVVTPKPPIEPEEEKTLKKDEESDSKAPPHELTEEEKQQILHSEEFLSFFDHSTRIVERALSEQINIFFDYSGRDLEDKEGEIQAGAKLSLNRQFFDERWSKHRVVSCLDWSSQYPELLVASYNNNEDAPHEPDGVALVWNMKYKKTTPEYVFHCQSAVMSATFAKFHPNLVVGGTYSGQIVLWDNRSNKRTPVQRTPLSAAAHTHPVYCVNVVGTQNAHNLISISTDGKICSWSLDMLSHPQDSMELVHKQSKAVAVTSMSFPVGDVNNFVVGSEEGSVYTACRHGSKAGISEMFEGHQGPITGIHCHAAVGAVDFSHLFVTSSFDWTVKLWTTKQFQIDVTLPCLIESLKANPE
- the DYNC1I2 gene encoding cytoplasmic dynein 1 intermediate chain 2 isoform X1, encoding MSDKSELKAELERKKQRLAQIREEKKRKEEERKKKETDQKKEAAAPVQEESDLEKKRREAEALLQSMGLTPESPIVPPPMSPSSKSVSTPSEAGSQDSGDGAVGSRRGPIKLGMAKITQVDFPPREIVTYTKETQTPVMAQPKEDEEEEDDVVTPKPPIEPEEEKTLKKDEESDSKAPPHELTEEEKQQILHSEEFLSFFDHSTRIVERALSEQINIFFDYSGRDLEDKEGEIQAGAKLSLNRQFFDERWSKHRVVSCLDWSSQYPELLVASYNNNEDAPHEPDGVALVWNMKYKKTTPEYVFHCQSAVMSATFAKFHPNLVVGGTYSGQIVLWDNRSNKRTPVQRTPLSAAAHTHPVYCVNVVGTQNAHNLISISTDGKICSWSLDMLSHPQDSMELVHKQSKAVAVTSMSFPVGDVNNFVVGSEEGSVYTACRHGSKAGISEMFEGHQGPITGIHCHAAVGAVDFSHLFVTSSFDWTVKLWTTKNNKPLYSFEDNSDYVYDVMWSPTHPALFACVDGMGRLDLWNLNNDTEVPTASISVEGNPALNRVRWTHSGREIAVGDSEGQIVIYDVGEQIAVPRNDEWTRFGRTLAEINANRADAEEEAAARIPA